The Ziziphus jujuba cultivar Dongzao chromosome 7, ASM3175591v1 genome includes a region encoding these proteins:
- the LOC107425098 gene encoding probable rhamnogalacturonate lyase B: protein MTLSAYVGLAPPGDKGSWQMESKGYQFWTQSDQKGNFSIKNIRPGNYNLYAYVPGIIGDYKYDNIITVQPGSNITLDVLVYEPPRNGPTLWEIGIPDRTAAEFYVPDPYPNLTNTLFDSSPKNKFRQYGLWERYADFYPNEDLSYTIGVNDYRKDWFYAQVTRKIGDGSYIATTWQVNFELKDRPITGDYTLQLALAAASFSELQVRFNDGEARIPHFTTRLIGRDNAIARHGIHGLYWFYSINVSSFWLRQGSNTIFLTQSRATDAFQGIMYDYIRLEGPPQISL from the exons ATGACTTTGTCTGCTTATGTGGGGTTAGCACCACCTGGGGATAAGGGATCCTGGCAAATGGAAAGTAAG GGGTATCAATTCTGGACTCAATCTGACCAGAAAGGGAATTTCTCAATTAAAAACATTCGACCGGGAAACTATAATTTATATGCTTATGTCCCTGGCATTATTGGGGACtacaaatatgataatattattacagTCCAACCAG GGTCCAATATCACATTGGACGTTCTTGTTTATGAACCACCAAGAAATGGTCCTACTCTTTGGGAAATTGGTATCCCTGATCGTACTGCTGCAGAGTTCTACGTACCAGACCCCTATCCAAATCTCACAAACACTTTGTTCGATAGTAGTCCTAAAAACAA GTTTAGGCAATACGGCTTGTGGGAACGGTACGCAGATTTTTATCCTAATGAAGATCTCAGCTACACCATTGGTGTCAATGATTATAGAAAAGATTGGTTTTATGCTCAAGTCACAAG GAAAATTGGAGATGGCTCATATATAGCAACCACGTGGCAGGTTAATTTCGAACTTAAAGATAGGCCCATCACAGGAGATTACACACTCCAACTAGCATTGGCAGCTGCCTCCTTCTCTGAATTGCAG gtTCGGTTCAACGACGGTGAAGCCAGAATACCCCATTTTACAACAAGGCTAATTGGAAGGGACAATGCGATTGCAAGGCATGGTATCCATGGCTTGTACTGGTTTTACAGCATCAATGTTTCTAGCTTTTGGCTTCGACAAGGAAGCAACACCATTTTTCTCACTCAATCCAGAGCCACAGACGCTTTTCAAGGAATTATGTATGATTATATCAGACTAGAAGGACCACCTCAAATCTCACTCTGA